Proteins from one Impatiens glandulifera chromosome 2, dImpGla2.1, whole genome shotgun sequence genomic window:
- the LOC124928100 gene encoding transcription factor bHLH18-like — protein sequence MDMSFEALISNHQMEIENEEDFSGTRVFDSFTSAESLEVCRLFGLNPDDGDDIITPPPPPPPPPPPPPPAAINNITHGARRSLPEKSSSATPNRVMAERKRREQLSQRFISLASLIPGLKKMDKASILQDALKYTEELNEKIKSLECCLKKEEEEEEMSDENRLAVVHHQPNNYMEMRLKESNKNILIRIYCQNGKEVDDIASKLLSYLKTIQLTILNTCFLPFGQHAFDVTILAKKMENPNHDISMQELEQKLTEIIQSLV from the exons atggaCATGTCTTTTGAAGCATTGATTTCTAATCATCAGATG gaaatagagaatgaagaagatttCTCTGGAACTCGGGTATTCGACTCATTTACCTCAGCCGAGTCACTGGAGGTCTGCCGATTGTTCGGCTTGAATCCCGATGATGGGGACGACATCATAACACCGCCACCGCCACCGCCaccgccaccaccaccaccaccaccggcGGCGATTAATAATATCACTCACGGCGCCCGGAGATCCTTGCCGGAAAAGTCCTCGTCGGCGACACCTAACAGGGTGATGGCGGAGAGGAAGAGGAGAGAACAGCTTAGCCAACGGTTCATTTCTCTAGCTTCCCTTATTCCTGGCCTAAAGAAG ATGGACAAAGCTTCAATCTTGCAAGATGCTTTGAAGTATACGGaagaattaaatgaaaaaataaaatcattggaATGTTGtttaaagaaagaagaagaagaagaagagatgagTGATGAAAACAGATTAGCAGTAGTGCATCATCAGCCTAATAATTACATGGAGATGAGGCTtaaagaatcaaataaaaatatattaataagaatTTACTGTCAAAATGGAAAAGAGGTCGATGACATTGCTTCTAAGCTGCTGAGTTATCTCAAAACGATTCAACTCACCATTCTCAATACTTGTTTCTTGCCCTTTGGACAGCATGCTTTCGATGTCACTATTCTAGCCAAAAAG ATGGAAAATCCTAATCATGATATATCTATGCAAGAGCTTGAACAAAAATTGACTGAAATTATTCAGTCTCTCGTTTGA